In Drosophila nasuta strain 15112-1781.00 chromosome 2R, ASM2355853v1, whole genome shotgun sequence, a single genomic region encodes these proteins:
- the LOC132783981 gene encoding cytochrome b-c1 complex subunit 6, mitochondrial isoform X2, which produces MAFWKSFGLPVVRADDEEAELVDPQSALRESCQTKGHIESLYNKYQECNDRVNGRSKTTETCVEELFDYVAELDHCVAHSLFSKLK; this is translated from the exons ATGGCGTTCTGGAAATCTTTCGGACTTCCCGTTGTGAGGGCAGATGACGAGGAAGCGGAATTAGTTGACCCGCAAAGTGCGCTTAGA GAATCTTGCCAAACTAAGGGTCACATTGAATCCTTGTACAACAAATACCAGGAATGCAATGATCGCGTGAACGGCCGCtcaaaaacaacagaaaccTGTGTTGAGGAACTTTTCGACTATGTCGCCGAGTTGGATCATTGTGTGGCGCACAGTCTTTTCAGCAAGCTGAAGTAG
- the LOC132783981 gene encoding cytochrome b-c1 complex subunit 6, mitochondrial isoform X1 — MLLSGNATSIRSVVVASQLLFTKADKKMAFWKSFGLPVVRADDEEAELVDPQSALRESCQTKGHIESLYNKYQECNDRVNGRSKTTETCVEELFDYVAELDHCVAHSLFSKLK; from the exons ATGCTACTGTCTGGCAACGCTACTAGTATTCGATCCGTCGTGGTTGCATCACAGCTACTATTCACTAAag CTGACAAGAAAATGGCGTTCTGGAAATCTTTCGGACTTCCCGTTGTGAGGGCAGATGACGAGGAAGCGGAATTAGTTGACCCGCAAAGTGCGCTTAGA GAATCTTGCCAAACTAAGGGTCACATTGAATCCTTGTACAACAAATACCAGGAATGCAATGATCGCGTGAACGGCCGCtcaaaaacaacagaaaccTGTGTTGAGGAACTTTTCGACTATGTCGCCGAGTTGGATCATTGTGTGGCGCACAGTCTTTTCAGCAAGCTGAAGTAG